Proteins encoded within one genomic window of Pongo abelii isolate AG06213 chromosome 18, NHGRI_mPonAbe1-v2.0_pri, whole genome shotgun sequence:
- the JPH3 gene encoding junctophilin-3 isoform X2, which yields MSSGGRFNFDDGGSYCGGWEDGKAHGHGVCTGPKGQGEYTGSWSHGFEVLGVYTWPSGNTYQGTWAQGKRHGIGLESKGKWVYKGEWTHGFKGRYGVRECAGNGAKYEGTWSNGLQDGYGTETYSDGGGWTRTSAVEAGCWREEGGPSAQ from the exons ATGTCCAGTGGGGGCAGGTTTAATTTTGACGACGGAGGGTCCTACTGTGGAGGCTGGGAGGACGGCAAGGCGCACGGCCATGGCGTCTGCACCGGCCCCAAGGGCCAAGGCGAATACACCGGCTCGTGGAGCCACGGCTTCGAGGTGCTGGGCGTCTACACCTGGCCCAGCGGCAACACGTACCAGGGCACCTGGGCGCAGGGCAAGCGCCACGGCATCGGCCTGGAGAGCAAGGGGAAGTGGGTGTACAAGGGCGAGTGGACGCACGGATTCAAGGGGCGCTACGGGGTGCGGGAGTGCGCGGGCAACGGGGCCAAATACGAAGGGACCTGGAGCAACGGGCTGCAGGACGGCTACGGGACCGAGACCTACTCGGACGGAG GTGGTTGGACGCGGACTAGCGCTGTCGAAGCAGGCtgctggagggaggagggaggcccATCTGCTCAGTGA